Proteins from a genomic interval of Zingiber officinale cultivar Zhangliang chromosome 1B, Zo_v1.1, whole genome shotgun sequence:
- the LOC121984166 gene encoding probable ATP synthase 24 kDa subunit, mitochondrial, protein MALVSRLLSRSRQLYAGQIFFQHDHGMPVRSYAKEASASNLPPLKGDEMLRNIFYDVKNKFETAFSVLRKEKITIDPDDPAAVSQYAKVIKTIREKADLLSESQKIKYAIDLQTQDIPDARTYLLTLQEIRIKNGLADDIGAEPLMMEALEKVEKEIKKPLLRSDKKNMSLLLAEFDKVNKKLGIKKEDLPKYEEQLELKVAKEDLDGLKKDAIEAMETQLKREEFKDEELVDVKSLDIRNFF, encoded by the exons ATGGCGTTGGTTTCTCGTCTCCTATCTCGATCCCGACAG TTATATGCTGGTCAGATATTTTTTCAGCACGATCATGGAATGCCAGTCCGATCCTATGCAAAAGAAGCTTCAGCTTCTAATCTTCCACCATTGAAAGGAGATG AGATGCTGAGGAACATCTTTTATGATGtcaaaaacaaatttgaaactgcCTTCAGTGTGCTTCGAAAGGAAAAGATCACTATTGATCCTGATGACCCAGCAGCTGTATCCCAATATGCCAAAGTCATAAAAACCATAAGGGAAAA AGCTGATCTGTTGTCAGAATCACAGAAAATTAAGTACGCAATTGATCTACAGACACAAGATATTCCTGATGCTCGAACATATCTGTTAACACTACAGGAGATACGAATCAA GAATGGCCTTGCAGATGATATCGGTGCTGAGCCTTTGATGATGGAAGCTTTGGAGAAGGTTGAGAAAGAGATTAAAAAGCCACTGCTCAGGTCTGACAAAAAGAACATGTCTCTTCTCTTGGCTGAGTTTGACAAGGTCAACAAAAA GCTGggaattaagaaggaagaccTTCCAAAGTACGAAGAACAATTGGAACTTAAAGTTGCTAAAGAGGATTTGGATGGTCTGAAGAAGGATGCTATTGAAGCAATGGAGACCCAGCTTAAAAG GGAGGAATTCAAGGATGAGGAGTTGGTTGATGTCAAATCTTTGGATATTAGAAACTTTTTCTAA
- the LOC121984177 gene encoding protein HEAT INTOLERANT 4-like yields MAKRRAAATSKKRKASSDAEKREEGGTIGGPSESQEEIKKEPKRAGAKRRRVNAPNPKTEYFPEKRNMEDLWQAAFPVGTEWDNMDKLCEINWCFSNLESACDEGGELHGKTVYLFGSTEAQMLNVNGIEKVVLIPIVVAVDSPIPPSDKIGVKSVQREKEDVISMKTMKMEWIPYIPLEDRLRQVDKLKTQIFTMACTQRRAALKHLRIERVKQYDYCLPYLQSLKADEDEDDTVVNIMFPLEPPIVCDFDWEMDEIEEFIDNLIKEEVLPEDKKDEFKEYVKQQVRERRNALRQAKEARKKAIEDMDPKTREAMENMKFYKFYPVQTPDTPDVSQVKVSYINRYYGKAHFLR; encoded by the exons ATGGCGAAGCGCAGGGCAGCGGCGACCTCGAAGAAGAGGAAAGCTTCTTCCGATGCAGAGAAGAGGGAGGAGGGCGGCACCATCGGCGGCCCGAGCGAGTCGCAGGAGGAAATAAAAAAGGAGCCGAAGAGAGCCGGCGCCAAAAGGAGGCGTGTCAATGCGCCGAATCCGAAGACTGAGTACTTCCCCGAGAAGAGAAACATG GAAGATCTTTGGCAAGCAGCTTTTCCTGTCGGAACGGAG TGGGATAACATGGATAAACTGTGCGAGATAAATTGGTGTTTTTCAAATTTAGAG AGTGCATGTGATGAGGGAGGAGAGCTTCATGGGAAGACAGTCTACTTGTTTGGAAGCACAGAGG CTCAAATGTTAAATGTGAATGGCATTGAGAAAGTTGTGCTTATTCCCATTGTGGTGGCT GTGGATTCTCCAATCCCACCATCTGATAAGATTGGTGTAAAATCTGTTCAAAGGGAGAAAGAAGATGTAATATCCATGAAGACTATGAAAATGGAATGGATTCCATATATTCCTCTAGAAGATCG TCTACGTCAGGTTGATAAATTGAAGACTCAAATATTTACAATGGCTTGCACCCAAAGAAG AGCTGCTTTAAAACATCTGAGGATTGAGCGTGTTAAGCAATATGATTATTGCCTTCCTT ATCTTCAATCATTAAAAGCTGATGAAGATGAGGATGATACAGTGGTTAATATCATGTTTCCTCTAGAACCTCCG ATCGTTTGTGATTTTGATTGGGAAATGGATGAAATTGAG GAATTCATTGATAATCTTATTAAAGAGGAGGTTTTGCCAGAAGATAAGAAAGATGAGTTCAAG GAGTATGTGAAGCAACAGGTTAGAGAAAGGAGGAATGCACTGCGACAG GCAAAAGAAGCCAGGAAAAAAGCTATAGAAGACATGGATCCAAAAACCAGAGAAGCTATGGAAAATATGAAATTTTACAAATTCTACCCTGTTCAAACACCTGATACTCCCGATGTCAGCCAGGTCAAG GTATCATATATAAACAGGTACTACGGGAAAGCACATTTCCTGAGATAG